TATTTAACCTAATCTTGGATTCTAATGCCTTTTTTTATCAGCATATAAAGCACTggaaaccctaaatcatgcatATTTGAAGGGAAAAGCTATGAGGTTAATGTGGAGTCAAAGAAACCCTTTTGCTAGAAAGCGTGACATTGGGAATCTGTATGTGAAGAATCTTGACACTTCGGTTGACAGTGCTGGCTTGCACAGGCTGTTTTCCAAGTATGGAAATGTACTTTCTTGCAAGATTGTTGAAGAAAATGGCAAGAGCAAGGGTTTTGGATTTGTCCAATTTGATTCTGAGGACTCTGCTTTGACTGCTAGGACTGCTCTCCATGATACTGTTCTCAAAGAAAAGAAATTGTGAGTCTTGTTGTTCTGTGATCTCTCGTACGACTGTGCTTTTATTGATCGAATTGTGTTCAAATGCCTAGAATTATATGGttcttgaaaaaaaattggaagAAAAGTTGATTTTGGATAAATATTTGATGACTGTATGAcagaaaatgtgattttgtgtGTTATTTTGGTTCATGTGATTTTGCGTATGTTTACTATTGATACTGTTTGGGTGGCTGGTTTTCTCAGGTATGTTTCCAGGTTTGTCAGGAAAACTGAAAGGACAGTGGCCACATCTTGTGAAGAAATTAAGTTTACAAATCTTTATGTTAAAGATCTGCCTGACAATATGACACCGGAAGCGTTTCAAGCCATGTTCTCTGCATTTGGGGAGGTTACTAGTGCTGTCATCATGAAAAATCATAATGGAAAATCTAGAGGTTTTGGATTTGTCAGCTTTAAATCATCAGAAGCTGCTAAGAAAGCTGTTGATACTCTGAATGGTACTCAACTAGGTAACTTGTGAACTTCTTGCTCTCTGTTTCTCTTGTTTGTTCGTTGAGAAATGCTTGATGATCAAGTTTAATAATTGGCATGAATCAGGTTCCAGAACTTTATTTGTGGGAAGGGCCCAGAAGAAAGCTGAGAGAACAAAGATATTACAGTATCAGTACAGGGACAAGCTCATGAATAATATGAAGAATTTAGAAGCTTCGAATCTGTACGTGAACAATCTTGCTGCATGTGTCGATGATAAGAAACTAAAAGAATTTTTCCGAATCTGGGGACATATTATTTCAGCAAAAGTGATGCGCTATGACAGCGGTGCAAGTAGGGGATTTGGCTTTGTCCGTTTTTCAAGTCCTAAAGAAGCAATGGAAGCTCTGCAAATGCTGAATGGTAAAACTTTTCCCCTATTTAATTGATCTCTTATGAGTTATGAGCTAGTCTGATGTTAGTATCTCCCAGGAACCATGTTTTTCGGGAAGGCTCTCTATGTGGCCGTAGCTCTGAACAAAAAAGATCGGCTACTGGAGCAGCAGAAAAACTTGTCACAGTTCCAACCTCAGGCACCATATATGTTTGACAGCAGTGTTTTTCAACCTCCAATCAGCTCATATTATCACAGTTTCTATCCTTATCTCCAGCAAGTCCCTTACCAGAACCAGACATTCTCATATCACAATTTGGGTGCAAACATATCGTATGAGTATCCTTATGCAGCTCGAAGTTACAATCAGTATTACTCAACATATGTAAGGATGTCTCTTTTATGGAACTGGATTGTCATTAATAAACTTCTATTAATCCGCTTGCTGTTGTCGTATGCTTGTAACCAACAGATCCCAATGGCGGAAATGCCTCACGGCTTTCAGAATCCTGCGGACGGGTCCTGCCCACAGCCTGTAAGTTTAATCTCTCTCAATCAAGCAAAATAAATTGCTTCTTATATTAAGCATTATATTACAGAATGTTCTTGGTGTTTGTCTGGTGTTATTCTGTTGtttttatttgctgatgttTCCCTGCTTTTGGTGTTGAAGTCTCTAAATTCTGGGACTCAATTACTCAGTTATAAGAGAAAACAGAACAGTATTGGTGGGGCTGCAGGAAATAGTCTGAAAAAGTTGGTTGATACTGCAAAATCATCTGGCAAATCCAACAAAGTCCGCAGGAATCTTCTTTACCCCCATACCGAGAATTCTCAGGTTTGTAGATTCTCAAGAACTCACTCTTGCAAGAATACAACCTCAGTCTGTCTTTATTATGGCATCCTTAATAATAATTTGGCTCCGTCTCCCTTGCGTTTGTGTAGTCTGGTTTGTCAGGAAATTTGGCGGCGCTGATAGCAGAGATGAGCAACTCTATCCCCCCAAATCTATTGGGATTACAAGCTGACAGGGCTGCTCAAGTGCTGAAAGAGGTCAACAGGTTGAAGAGTCCAGAAGCGGATGATGCAGCTTTGCCGAAGACAGGTGGCCACTACTTGAATAACTAGACAGGGCCATTTCCAGTTTCTAACATGCTTACACTAGTTCCTGTTAAATCTAGATGTTTTTGCTCTAATGACCTGACTTAAGAACTTGTGCAGAAAAACAATCTTAGCTGTAGCATTTCTTTTCAATAGAAATCACTGTAAGCCCCTACAAGAATATAACAGAGCTGTTTTTTCATATCAGAAATGTGAATTTTATGCTTTCCACGCTGCAATTTTGTTTCTGCTCTTGTATCTTTTACGGAATTCGCTAACTCTGATACTATTGCGGTGAATGCTAATGAGAGAAAAGAAAGCACATGAATTCTTTTTTTCCAATACATTTGACATTGAAGTTTAACATTAAATTGTTCACAGAATTATAAATGAAACAAAGATAGAAAGAAATAAGCTGAAAATTCAAGAGAATAgtaacacatttctgaaaaccataAAAAAGTAGCACATTTCAATTTTATGGTCAGATGAGTGAAAATCCCTGAAAAAGAAGGCTCTCTGCAATAATATGATTAACAGCTTCTGATGGATGAGTACCATCCCAAAACACATACTGTGATGCATTGCTGCAAGTTCCTGCATACTTTGGATTGCACAACAATGGCTTTGTAGCTACATGCGTCGTTCCCGTCATACAACACCCTCGTCTTGCTTCCACAAACCCTGCACCAAATATCATTGGAActgttaattttgttttcaatcTTCAAAACTTAAATTTAGTGTATTAGTTACCATGATGTAAAGGGGATTTGACAAGGTCATGGATTGAAGTGAAAATGTCAAAAACAGCAATTTTAAGACCAGGAAGTTGTTTCTTGAGAGCTGCAGAAGTTGAGTTTATCTTCTTGTTGAAGTTGAGGGCATCGTTGTTGATCCTTGAGACGCATCCGATCTCATTTGAACCGAATAAATCCCGAGCTGCAGGAGTACAACCAATTGGAAGGAGTGCAGAAACCCCTAGTCTCCTTGCTCCCAATGCATATAAACCCTGTTTCAAACAAAGAAAGCTATACACATGAGAAATGCCCTCACAGCCTTGAAAATATACGGAAAAGGAAATAccgaaatttaaaatgtttaaagtTAGTTTTAGAGTTCAGAAGCGTttctaaaaatgaaaatgacaTCCAACAACGTAGGCTCGATAAATTTTCGTGCAATGTAGCAGTTTAGGGTAATTGATTCAGAGTACTGTCTTATCGCAGTTTAAAGTCCGAACTTTGATTcgtttactaaattttaatttccttTCAACGGGAGGTTTTTCGATAAAAGATGCATATATGGCAGctagtttttattaattttagtctGAAAACTCGCTAAATATGCATACATTTACTTACCCTAAAAACTTTCCGCTGAAatgaaattatacatatatgataagtcttcaaacaaaaataagtaaaaagcgATGGACTCATGGCAAAAATAAGCAAAAGCGATGCCGCATATacattttgaccaaaaaaactcacattcaaacaaaattaaattttgataatcaaattgaaacaaatcaaactttgATCACGAAATTATAAAATGCTGATACTTTGAGTACTCCCGGAATCAATTATCCTAGCTGTTCAGTTGAGCCTACTATGTTATGCACAGGGCTAAcacagatttttttttaaaaacaagtATTATTATTACCTTAACAAATCTTGAGAATCCTCTGATAAGGAATGAAATATACTGATCAGGAGTATAAGCTTTGTTTAACCGGCCGTTAACGTAATAGTTCACAAGCAAATCTGCAGTGCCTGAACTTAGCAGGCATAATCCTTCCTTGATTATGAATGCAGATCTGTTGGCACCAGCTACCTTGGCTAGCTTACTCTGGTATTCTTTGAAGTATTGCAACTGTTGAGGCAATGTAAGAGCATTCTGAAAATACAAGCATCGATCTTGTTAAGGATTTGGATCCATGTACTTCTATATAATCATGGCAAAAGGTTAGTGTCATATAATCAAGGAAGGATTATGCTAGGACTAGgagtaattaataatattagtgtcaTATAATCAAGGCATAACGCACATTTGGATCCATGTACTTCTATTTATCAACATCGAGTCttgatatttttagttttatatacACTGGATCGCTCCGTAATAGAAAGTGATAACAATGCCAATTCAGatcgaaaaaaaccaaatgtcaataaaaatagaagttaagtaactaaattttaatcaaaattaaagtataaaaaCGAATAAAAATCTTATTCTAGTCGCACTAACAATGCGTAAATGTATGCATTGGCAAAGGAATCTAAtgtgtaaaaaattaaaagtgcagggattcAATGTTGACAAATAGAAATACATGGATCTAATGCCACTAATTAATTCAGTCAATAGTTTGATATGTTAGATGAAGCCCCATAAGTTCAAGATATTTCATGGCGACAGAACAAAATAATACTACAACAGAACAAAATAATCAATAAGTTCAAGATATGTAATAATCAAGTCAATGAGATCTAACTCAAGTGGTTAATCCTCACGTATATTTTTAAGGTCTCGATTTTGAGTCTGAATAGAGCCAGTTTAAGCCaattaaaatctgaaaatcTAGCTAATGACTGCTAACTACTGACGTAACTAGATTCTACATCTGTCAAGAAAAAAGTAATAAAGtaataatcaaattatcaaTAAGTTCAAGATATCAAATAATCAATAATGTTAGATGAAGCCCCATAAGTTCAAGATATCAGGCGAGACTCCGACAATAATATTACGACAGGACAAGAATATCCCTACGCTTCGAACGGCGGCTTTATCATCATAACCAGATCCAGCCGATGCAAAGCTAGCTCCATGAAGCAGATTCTTTCCTGAAGCAGCCGGGCTAAGATACGGCGGTATATAGCTCTTAAACCCTAAAGTATCAGCTGTTATGCATAAAGCAGAAAATATAAGATGAGGATACCGTGAGTGTCAAGTAATCATTGAGTAATTTGAAGGTAAAATATATACCTGCAATGTCAGAGACTAATTTTCCATTGCAAAATCTTCCAGTAGGTTTATGATTGGCGAAATCTCTCCCATAGGGAAGATAATTAGCCTTGAAAATAGTGGGGAGATAATTATTGTTGCCAATATCCATGGCTGAGTCCCCAAATGTAAATAAAGCTGGAAAAATGAGGTCTTGTGCATTTTTGCCATCTAGAAATGAAAAAACTAAGGCTAAAATTAAGATTATTGCTCTAGAAAACATGCCCATTTTTGGTGAGTCAAAAATGGTGTGAGATAGATATTGTTTCTTCAGACACCTTTTTCAAAGGAAGTTAATATATAGATAGGTTGTTTCCTGAATGATTGAGTGAATCATGCAGACTATTTATTGCACCTCAAGTTGAAAAACTACTGCGCtacaacaaaaatattaatatgaaAAACGTTAAAATAGAAAATGTTGAAATAATATACTCTCTATTTTTCAAATTGATAGcttgtgtttttatttatatttatcttaaattatagaccgttattgattatttaaatgatcaattaccatatatatatatatatatatatcatttttaataaataaataaataaaactacaagataattatttaatatttgtattaaataaggataaggtagcattttttaataaattaactcattttgtatatataaacGATTTTTTCTAATATTCATATCTGACCTTAAGTGTAAGTTAATCTCAGATGCAGTGCCAGAATAATATTCATATCTgacttttattgtttttaatgaataattagTTAGGACTTGAAATAATGTTAGTAGTAAAGGCTGGGGCCATTAATACCAACAGATTCCAGATTTAGTCTTCAAGTATTTATTAGTCATTAAAGGTTAAACTTCCCCCTTATAATTAGAATAAAAGACCAAATAAAATCAAGTTCATAAGTTTAgacaaaaatatctttaaaattgGCTTTTTTGGAACAAAAACACCTTCATAATAAGTGTTATGACTCGTTTTATTTCTTCAGTTTCAAATGTCCAATAATTGTTTTACCACCTCAGCTCCAATTACTATATAATGCTCTAATCATTTTTTGCCACCTCGGACGGAGAGGTAAAATAaccaatttgtaaatatttttattcaaaattataaacttgtCTTTAATTGGTATTTTGtgacaagttgagggggtaaaaagaaactttatttatttattagctgTGGACTGTAATCTTTGCTTGATTGTAATCTAGCTAGTTTAATGTAATTACCTGAAATTCTGATGATGTACTATCTCCTCACACAcccaaatttataaattaaaagatgTTCAGAAATGGGTGCAAAACAAAAATTCTAAGTTAATCAAGTTTGCCACATATGCTAAATTTGTAAGTTTGAGATCCATTATTCTCTCGTGCTTTTACATAAGAAAACggtaataaaaaaagaacatttttttttgatagtttggggagggagagcgcttgtggaaagaatcgaacccacgatctagcagtttgctgcttagcgcttatatcatttgagttatagctcattggaaaaaaaaagaacatattATTAAGCAAGTCTCCAGAGGGTTTAATTGATGCACAATTTATGTTTCATTTTTCGTTTCTTTTTTTCGAGAAATATAGTGACCCATTCAAGACGCCAACCTGgccattaaatttatttatgaaaatcaaatacgtaatttttatttttttttgtcaattagatCTTCCAACTTGTATTTGGAATCAAATAGATcactttagtcaattaaatGTTCAAAATTGTGTCTCATTGTCAAATAAATTACAcgtttaaattatatatattataaattatttgaattaaattaaaaaaatttaaaatttaattgattaaaaacagttaaaaatgatttatttgactttaaaagataaatttgagAACTTACTTAACTTAAAAGATAGCCGGATTAACCTttttctgaagaaaaaaaaacatttgtgCACCAAAATGTCCGAAACAAATAGGTAGGTACCACATTTGAATGTCAGCAGCGTCCATCATGATACATAGATGCTCTTTAATACTCAGGAGATGAAATAATGTTAGTAGTAAAGGCTGGGGCCATCAATACCAACATATTACAGATGAGGTTTTGGGCGGTTGCGGGATGGTCGGAGGCGTTTAAACGCCGAAATGAGTTTGacattctttttaatttaaaaaattaattatatatatattaaattaatttaaatttagttaaataaattaaaaatttaaattaattttaattaaattatgggttttttgttagtttttaaagatgaatgacttatttgtactttttaatagaaaataatatgattttgtttttaaacttaattaattgaatgatttcatccttaaaataaaaaaattgtcaaatattgataaattagggtacaattgaaacgagaaaatgtgaaataagataaaattgattgatttttagcgtaagggtagaattgaaaagggacTAATAGATCGGgtgttttttttaagacattagaccaatttttttaaaaaattaattttcaagaaTCTTGGATCTTAAACTTGaataatcactaaaaaattaaacaattagagatttatataaacaaattcaaaataataacagAAAAACACACTAAATTCTCACAAAATTTCAAAgacgaaacatttaaaaaaaactataaaacatACTCTATCCTTTccgtttaagaagtctcatGTTCCATTTTgagatgtcccatttaaaatgTCCCAATGTTatttttggaatattttttcattgaatatcttattttatcttattttagtcatcttaaaaaaattatgtgaaaagtttcactatcattaataggggaaaaatatgaaaaaacttaaaaataataaatatttcttTAATCTGCGTGTAAAAATAAATGAGACTTTTTAAGAGAGAAGGAGGGAGTATAAATCagtgaaaaaattataattttttggtttgatttaaagCTGAAATTACAGCTTCTTCATAAAAAAAGTTAGTTAGAtttgaagagagagaaaatgattttaaatgcaAGTTTTCATATGACATGTCTAAATCtccaaataaaagaaaaccaataaaaaatatctagtactccctccggttaataatatttgtcgcatttgagaaattgttttggttcataatatttgccatattataatatcaagagaatattaattgctatttttccatctttacctcccattaatttattgaaagaatacaataaacaaatgaaaatgataattataaatgtaaacaagtttcaatataaggttaacttagtaaaagtgttcataaattaagatattttaatcgtttttttaattcttgtgCTAAAGTCAAATACGACAAATATTATATACCAGAGGGAGTATATGACATGTctatatctcaaaaaaaaaaaagataacctATAAAAATATGCTTAGTTTAGTGTCAAAATTAAAGAACCAACCATAAAACATATGTCATGCATGTATCATTTAAATCAACATGGTCTGTTATAATGATTGATGACCCTCCCAACTACTCCTCTGGTTAAGCTTACAAGAATTAAGGAGGTCATAAATAAGGTCCTTCCCCATATTATCTTAAATTTTTGATGGAAAAAGGTATTAAGAAGCCCCCACAGTTTCAGAAAAGCGCGATTACCACTCTTACAAAAATACTTAGATATATATAATACTACCTAGCAttcttttaatcaattaaatccaaataatGAAATTGATAACAATTTTAGTTGAATcgatcattttttatatttcttaattGAAAAAACTATCTTTCTCTAACCCATCCTCACCATTCTACTTTGATTCTACAGCTCAATCCATCAACTTCCATTTAAAATGCAATGTAATGTTATATCTTGACATATGGTTCTCATCCCTCCCAAGCTACTCGAGTACTATCACGCTTAAAGTTGTAAATAGGTATTTATCATCTCGTTATAGAATGAGATATTCATATTCGATTCATATTTTGAATATCGAATTCGAGCTACATTCACCTAGATTCTAGAATGTTTTTATCGGTTTTAACTCATCATGTTCATTCGTTTCAATACTAGACGAGCTGAGTTCGAACTCATTCATTTAAATGCTAAAGGAGCCGAGTTCGAGCACGTTCTTTTAGATGCTAAAGGAATTGAGGTCAATCTCGTTCATTTAGAGCCTAAACCAGCTGATCTTTTTTAAATGCTAAACAGGTCGAACTCGTTCGCTAACatatttaatagtttaaaaaataagataattttataataatgaataaataaaatttaataataataaacaaagaaTTTTCAAAAGATTTTAGAGTGCGCCAAACATCAAactaaaaaatctaaaagtttatataaattttgacaaaaaGAGAGCTGTTAGGTTAAAAGTGAGgaaaaaaaaacctttaaacTAATGTATCGTTTAAACAGATTTAAACCGTCGCTTGAATGAGTCTATGACTTCTTTTTAACCAAAGATAGATAGATTAGAATAATAGTCAATTAATGAAggaaaaaaacagaaaaactaAACTAGAAAGAAAAGACTGCTCGTTTAACAGATTGAGCCAAATAAGTGTTTAGGAGCACAATTTCAAactaacaatataaaaaaattattttaaaatccctgagatatattataattaatagtttgatattttttgtttcaaaagttTATTTAATGGTCTATCAATTTAAATTCCGTTAGCTATTAGACCCCTCCGTTAATTTCgacatttacttttaaaaaatttagtaactCATCTTTAATTTCGTGAATTGTTTTGGTccttcacttttaattttactaaatgATTTGATAactcacttttaaacgatttataCCTTAGTTTTAGTTATGTTAAACgatttagttatttaaattaacaaaagaTTTTTTAAGTTAATGGAATTAAAACCGAAGTATcattaaataaacttttaaaacaagaGATGCTAAATTATTAACTATAATAATACCTCAGAAAAACTCCACATAATTTgctttaacaataaaatattcatCAATACCATGTCCTTATAATACTTTGGGTGAAATTGAGGCCCATGGAGAATCTCCAAAGGAGAGACCTTGTCTAGTACTACTTAAGACATCCCTGTTTGAGCTGGCCTCTCCAATATTCTCAAGATTTGGGCTTCTTAGCCCAACCTTTTGTTCTTCTAGAGCGACAATCTCATAAGCTTCACTTTTCAGTTTTGCTTGTAATTTTTCagattaattactaaaaagtttaaTGTCTCAATAAACTCctactttttagttttttttttaccccgatttaataaaatttctcattttatcttattttgtatttttattttcaattatactGTAAAGTTTTAAGTTTGGactatttgattattttagagGTGAAaccattcaaaaaaaaaaaaatccgagaataaaattatattattttcaatttgaaaaaattcaactaaatcCTTTATCTTTAAAATCTATTGTAAAGTCATagtcaatttaaaattaattcaaattcttaaatttaactaaatttgaataa
This window of the Mercurialis annua linkage group LG5, ddMerAnnu1.2, whole genome shotgun sequence genome carries:
- the LOC126682630 gene encoding uncharacterized protein LOC126682630, with the translated sequence MTTAQLMPLNLPHGGDHHHHHPGQTMPSLYVGDLDPQVTEIDLRNVFSSVGPVLSLRLCRCKFTGRSLCYAYVNYYSFSQAYKALETLNHAYLKGKAMRLMWSQRNPFARKRDIGNLYVKNLDTSVDSAGLHRLFSKYGNVLSCKIVEENGKSKGFGFVQFDSEDSALTARTALHDTVLKEKKLYVSRFVRKTERTVATSCEEIKFTNLYVKDLPDNMTPEAFQAMFSAFGEVTSAVIMKNHNGKSRGFGFVSFKSSEAAKKAVDTLNGTQLGSRTLFVGRAQKKAERTKILQYQYRDKLMNNMKNLEASNLYVNNLAACVDDKKLKEFFRIWGHIISAKVMRYDSGASRGFGFVRFSSPKEAMEALQMLNGTMFFGKALYVAVALNKKDRLLEQQKNLSQFQPQAPYMFDSSVFQPPISSYYHSFYPYLQQVPYQNQTFSYHNLGANISYEYPYAARSYNQYYSTYIPMAEMPHGFQNPADGSCPQPSLNSGTQLLSYKRKQNSIGGAAGNSLKKLVDTAKSSGKSNKVRRNLLYPHTENSQSGLSGNLAALIAEMSNSIPPNLLGLQADRAAQVLKEVNRLKSPEADDAALPKTGGHYLNN
- the LOC126682631 gene encoding GDSL esterase/lipase APG-like, giving the protein MGMFSRAIILILALVFSFLDGKNAQDLIFPALFTFGDSAMDIGNNNYLPTIFKANYLPYGRDFANHKPTGRFCNGKLVSDIAADTLGFKSYIPPYLSPAASGKNLLHGASFASAGSGYDDKAAVRSNALTLPQQLQYFKEYQSKLAKVAGANRSAFIIKEGLCLLSSGTADLLVNYYVNGRLNKAYTPDQYISFLIRGFSRFVKGLYALGARRLGVSALLPIGCTPAARDLFGSNEIGCVSRINNDALNFNKKINSTSAALKKQLPGLKIAVFDIFTSIHDLVKSPLHHGFVEARRGCCMTGTTHVATKPLLCNPKYAGTCSNASQYVFWDGTHPSEAVNHIIAESLLFQGFSLI